One segment of Rubidibacter lacunae KORDI 51-2 DNA contains the following:
- a CDS encoding GTP-binding protein produces MAPDADRPRDRHSFEELDRKLLEFEHIQSEIDYKLAQNALRQLLANLDLSARERVGLEAEIERLAAVLDKLERAVVQLAVFGAVGCGKSSLLNALLGREAFQTGPLHGVTRAVDRANWLIEREPLGHGDCDVVRVAVPTAGAAQVQLVDTPGIDEVDGETRELLAHQVAKRADLLLFAIAGDLTQVEFAALSQLREVGKPMLVVFNKVDRYPDTDREAIYQKLCSDRLRELLTPDEIVLVAAAPLVKQALRRPDGSLGVRVERGAPQIQDLKNKILDILTREGKALIALNSLLYADEVNEQLLKRKVAARARAADETIWRATLTKATAVALNPVTVLDLFTGAAIDVATILSLSRLYGLPMTQPAAIALLKQIAFAMGGLTASELLATLGLSSLKGLLGVAAPATGGASMAPYLSVALAQAGVAGISTYAIAHAARAYLANGASWGPEGPKTMVRRILDSLDKTSILYRIKDELGARLHRERPAGR; encoded by the coding sequence TTGGCGCCAGACGCAGACCGCCCGCGCGATCGCCATTCGTTCGAAGAGTTGGACCGCAAGCTGCTGGAGTTCGAGCACATTCAGTCCGAGATCGATTACAAACTCGCCCAGAATGCCCTCCGCCAGCTACTCGCGAACCTAGATTTGTCGGCGCGGGAACGGGTGGGACTCGAAGCCGAAATCGAACGCCTAGCAGCGGTTTTGGACAAGCTGGAACGTGCCGTAGTGCAGCTTGCCGTCTTTGGGGCCGTGGGCTGCGGTAAATCATCACTTCTGAACGCATTGCTCGGTCGAGAGGCCTTCCAAACCGGTCCGCTTCACGGTGTCACTCGCGCGGTCGATCGCGCCAACTGGCTAATCGAGCGCGAACCCCTTGGGCACGGCGATTGCGATGTGGTCCGCGTGGCCGTTCCGACTGCAGGTGCGGCGCAAGTTCAGCTGGTCGATACGCCGGGGATCGATGAAGTAGACGGCGAAACGCGTGAATTGCTCGCCCATCAAGTCGCAAAGCGAGCTGACCTACTGTTGTTCGCGATCGCGGGCGACCTCACCCAAGTAGAGTTTGCCGCGCTCTCGCAGCTGCGCGAAGTGGGCAAGCCCATGTTGGTGGTCTTCAATAAAGTGGATCGCTACCCGGATACCGATCGCGAGGCGATTTATCAGAAGCTTTGCAGCGATCGCCTGCGGGAACTACTGACTCCTGACGAGATCGTGCTCGTGGCTGCCGCACCGCTAGTCAAACAGGCCTTGCGCCGCCCGGACGGCAGTTTAGGCGTACGCGTCGAGCGCGGAGCACCGCAAATCCAAGACCTCAAAAACAAGATTCTCGATATCCTCACCCGCGAAGGTAAAGCCCTGATTGCCCTTAACTCGCTGCTTTACGCCGACGAAGTTAACGAGCAGCTCCTGAAGCGCAAAGTTGCCGCCCGCGCCCGCGCTGCCGACGAGACAATTTGGCGCGCGACCCTCACCAAAGCTACCGCCGTTGCGCTCAACCCGGTCACCGTTTTGGACTTATTCACGGGTGCTGCAATCGATGTAGCTACGATCCTCTCTCTCTCTCGACTGTATGGGTTGCCGATGACGCAACCGGCCGCGATTGCGCTCCTCAAGCAAATTGCCTTTGCCATGGGCGGCTTAACTGCTAGCGAGCTGCTAGCAACGTTGGGACTCAGCTCGCTCAAGGGGTTGCTTGGAGTCGCCGCTCCGGCAACCGGCGGTGCGTCTATGGCTCCGTATCTGTCAGTTGCCCTAGCGCAAGCAGGTGTTGCTGGCATTTCGACCTACGCGATCGCCCACGCCGCGCGCGCGTACCTGGCAAACGGCGCGTCTTGGGGACCGGAGGGTCCGAAAACCATGGTCCGGCGCATTCTCGATTCTCTCGACAAAACCTCGATTTTGTATCGCATTAAAGACGAACTCGGCGCACGCTTGCACCGCGAGCGTCCTGCCGGTCGATAA
- a CDS encoding APC family permease — protein MTSSPSGPSTNDSATAPATYKLGTFGGVYTPSILTILGVIMYLRFGWVVGNVGLLGTLSIVTLSTAITFLTSLSICAIATDRVVRGGGAYYMISRSLGIETGGAVGIPLYFAQALSVALYTLGFAESLVQTFPGLNQHYVALVASVLVAVLAISSANIAIRAQYFIMAAIALSLVSFAFGHTQEPTQIELWGSSAPFSEPFWAVFAVFFPAVTGIMSGVNMSGDLRDPMRAIPLGTLAAVGTGYIIYMVLPILLAMRADTTTLLNETMVMQQMALWGPAILLGVWGATLSSALGSILGAPRVLQALVRDGVLPRQLRALGSGSGPSDEPRTGTAVTLGVVIAAVWVGDLNAIAPVLTMFFLTTYLVLNLSAGIEGLLQSPSFRPEFKVHWSLSLLGAAGCLAAMILINWTATIVAAIVVLSIFFWLQQQELEAAWGDTRRGLWMALLRIGIYNLDREDDTKNWRPHILVLSGAPTKRWSLIELADALTHNRGLFTVSTVLPSGSRDLGQQQRIERHIRSYLQKRGVQALVRLVTAADAFEGACKLVETYGIGPLVPNTVLLGDSESTENRENYCRTIVQIHQARRSVVILRENHARGFGRRRRIDVWWGGSMQANGGLMLLLAYLIRTDITWRDATICIKLVVADPGGVQAARTNLTGLVKQLRISAKSQVMLEDGRSFEKILHQSSRSADLIFLGMAPPGPDFVSYYERLQARTANLPTTAFVLAAPDFAFSEVLSETGSVS, from the coding sequence ATGACCTCATCGCCTTCCGGTCCCAGCACCAACGACAGCGCGACAGCGCCCGCAACTTACAAGCTCGGCACCTTCGGAGGAGTCTACACGCCGTCGATCCTGACAATTCTTGGCGTGATCATGTATCTGCGCTTCGGGTGGGTGGTTGGTAATGTCGGTCTGCTCGGGACGCTGTCGATCGTCACCCTATCAACAGCCATTACTTTTTTGACTTCTCTATCGATCTGCGCGATCGCGACCGATCGTGTAGTGCGTGGCGGCGGCGCATATTACATGATCAGTCGCTCGTTGGGGATCGAAACTGGTGGCGCGGTGGGTATTCCGCTTTACTTTGCCCAGGCCCTCTCCGTCGCGCTCTACACCCTGGGCTTTGCCGAAAGCCTGGTGCAGACGTTTCCAGGTTTGAACCAGCACTATGTAGCGTTGGTGGCATCGGTGCTAGTAGCAGTGCTGGCGATTTCTTCGGCAAACATCGCCATCCGCGCGCAGTATTTCATCATGGCTGCGATCGCCCTATCGTTGGTGTCCTTTGCCTTCGGGCATACTCAGGAACCCACGCAGATCGAACTATGGGGGAGCAGTGCTCCTTTTTCAGAACCGTTCTGGGCCGTCTTTGCCGTGTTCTTCCCAGCCGTTACCGGCATCATGTCTGGCGTCAATATGTCCGGCGACCTGCGCGATCCGATGCGCGCGATTCCGCTCGGCACGCTAGCGGCCGTTGGGACGGGCTACATCATCTACATGGTGTTGCCGATTCTGCTGGCAATGCGCGCGGACACAACGACACTGCTGAACGAAACAATGGTCATGCAGCAGATGGCATTGTGGGGACCGGCAATCTTGCTTGGAGTTTGGGGTGCAACTCTCAGCAGTGCCCTGGGGAGCATTTTGGGCGCGCCGCGTGTATTGCAGGCCCTCGTTCGCGACGGGGTTTTACCCCGCCAGCTGCGCGCGCTCGGGTCTGGCAGCGGTCCGAGCGACGAACCCCGTACTGGCACGGCGGTCACCCTAGGGGTCGTTATTGCAGCAGTATGGGTCGGCGACCTCAACGCGATTGCGCCGGTGCTGACGATGTTTTTCTTAACAACCTATTTGGTTCTGAATCTGTCGGCTGGCATCGAGGGTTTGCTGCAGAGCCCGTCCTTCCGTCCGGAATTTAAGGTGCATTGGTCGCTGTCGCTTTTGGGTGCGGCGGGCTGTTTGGCAGCGATGATCTTGATTAATTGGACGGCTACGATCGTAGCGGCGATCGTCGTACTGAGCATTTTCTTTTGGCTACAGCAGCAGGAGTTAGAGGCAGCATGGGGCGACACGCGGCGGGGATTGTGGATGGCGCTGCTGCGTATTGGCATTTATAACCTCGATCGCGAGGACGATACTAAAAACTGGCGCCCGCATATTCTGGTATTATCCGGCGCTCCCACCAAACGATGGTCGCTGATCGAGCTGGCAGACGCGCTAACCCACAATCGAGGGCTTTTTACCGTTTCGACGGTGCTGCCGAGCGGCTCGCGCGATTTGGGGCAGCAACAGCGCATCGAGCGGCACATTCGCAGCTACTTGCAGAAACGCGGCGTGCAAGCCCTGGTGCGCTTGGTAACCGCTGCCGATGCCTTTGAGGGTGCGTGCAAGCTTGTGGAAACCTACGGGATCGGCCCCCTAGTCCCGAACACGGTGTTGCTCGGCGACAGCGAATCAACCGAGAACCGCGAGAACTATTGCCGCACAATCGTGCAAATCCATCAGGCCCGTCGCAGTGTGGTAATCCTGCGCGAGAACCACGCGCGTGGATTCGGGCGGCGGCGGCGGATCGACGTATGGTGGGGCGGGAGTATGCAGGCCAATGGCGGCTTGATGTTACTGTTAGCCTATTTGATCCGCACGGATATCACCTGGCGCGACGCGACAATTTGCATCAAGCTCGTGGTCGCCGATCCGGGAGGCGTGCAAGCAGCCCGTACCAATCTCACCGGGCTGGTCAAGCAGCTACGGATTTCTGCGAAATCGCAAGTGATGCTTGAAGACGGGCGTTCCTTCGAGAAAATTCTGCACCAGTCCTCGCGGAGCGCTGATTTGATTTTCTTGGGCATGGCACCACCGGGTCCCGATTTCGTCAGTTACTACGAGCGCTTGCAAGCGCGTACGGCCAACTTGCCAACAACTGCATTCGTCCTGGCTGCGCCAGATTTCGCTTTCTCGGAAGTCCTTAGCGAAACCGGATCTGTCAGTTGA
- a CDS encoding YqiA/YcfP family alpha/beta fold hydrolase, which produces MMPCIYLHGFASSPNSRKARYLCDRLRTLGIEAIVPDLNQGDFTHLTLTRQLEQVSALMCSLPDSPILLFGSSFGGLTAAWLAQQHARIERLILLAPAFDFLQHFSSWLDAEQLQRWQATGTIAVHHYGEGRSLPLHFGFIQDLQLYDERKLTRSLPTLILHGRHDDTIPLQSSRDYIGTHPEEAHLIELDSDHALGDVLPEVWEAISGFLNTPQNGNRSG; this is translated from the coding sequence ATGATGCCTTGTATCTATTTGCACGGATTTGCGTCGAGCCCGAATTCGAGGAAGGCACGCTATCTTTGCGATCGCCTGCGAACGCTGGGAATTGAGGCAATTGTGCCCGACCTGAACCAAGGCGACTTCACGCATCTGACGCTGACGCGTCAACTAGAACAGGTTTCGGCGCTGATGTGCTCGCTGCCGGATAGTCCTATCTTGCTCTTCGGATCCAGCTTCGGCGGACTGACAGCTGCCTGGCTCGCGCAGCAACACGCGCGGATCGAGCGCCTCATTCTGCTCGCTCCCGCGTTCGATTTTCTCCAGCACTTCTCGTCCTGGTTGGATGCGGAGCAGCTGCAACGGTGGCAGGCAACTGGCACGATTGCGGTACATCACTACGGTGAGGGGCGATCGCTGCCGCTGCACTTCGGGTTCATACAAGACCTACAGCTTTACGACGAGCGGAAGCTGACGCGATCGCTGCCGACCCTAATCTTGCACGGCCGACACGACGACACGATCCCCCTTCAATCCAGCCGTGACTATATTGGCACCCACCCTGAGGAGGCACACCTGATCGAACTCGACAGCGACCACGCTCTCGGCGACGTGCTACCCGAGGTGTGGGAGGCGATCTCAGGCTTCCTCAACACCCCCCAGAACGGCAATCGCTCGGGTTGA